CTGTCCATTTTGGTTTTTAGCATGGGTTGTTTCCCATGGAGTAGACGAAAGTATCTGTGAAGGGGTGAGAACGGTTTCCCCAACAGTAGTTTCGTCATTATTGTCGGAGCATGAGATTACAGATATCATCATCAATACATACAGTCCGTAAAATAGCTTTTTTAAAATGTTCATCATAAATAGGTTTTAAACAGGACAAACTTATCGTTTATAAAAATCAAAAGATTGTATAAAACATTCCTTTTGTTGTAAAAAGCATCATTGATTGTTGCTATTTTGTGATTCCGGAAATAGTATGGCAGATCTGTTGTGAACTTTTTTGATATTCGTACTTTTGGAACCATTAGAGAAGCATATAATATGTATGATGAAGTGCTCATCTTCGATAAGGAAATAAAGGATTCTTTTCAGGTGGTTAAACTGGATCATTCGGTTCTGGAAAAAACGGATGTAGTCAGTGTTACCTATAACAGAGTGCTCATTGTTCACGAAGGAAACGGAAGCATCATTATTGATGGGAAACAATTTAATATTCAGGGGCCGGAGGTATTTGTCATATCGAAAGGACAAATATTTTCTTTATCCCATCCCAATCAGTTGTCCGGATATGAAATAAGCTTTGGAGATTGCTTTTGGGAAAAGGCACCTTCAAGTGCCTCCAATTGTAAATTGCTGCTTTTTAATGATGCTGCCCTTCATCAGAATTTTCCTTTACAGGAAAAGGACTTCACTGAACTGATTGGGGTTTGTGAGATTCTTTTTAAAGAATATGAAAGTGCCGATTATCCCAATAAATTAGATGCTATGGCAGCCTATTTAAAAATTCTGATGATTAAGCTGGCCAATGCGATGCCTTCATTTCAGGATGGAATTGACGATTTCGACAATCAGATCTATCGCAGGTTTCTTGAATTACTCAGTCAGCAATATAACAAGATGCATGATGTATTGTACTATGCAGAACACCTATCCGTTTCACCCCGTAAATTATCCGATATATCAAAAAAGAAAAGCGGTAAAGGAGCTAAAGAGGTCATTGCGGTACAAGTGATCGCCGAATCAAAAAGATTATTGCAATTTTCTGCTAAAACAATAAAAGAAATTGCTTATCACCTTGCATTCAGTACGCCTGAACAATTCAGTCATTTTTTCAAAAAACACACAGATATCTCACCATTGGAATACCGTAGGATGTTTGTAAATATTGGCAGGTAATAGGTATATTCTGACATTCCGGAGCAAGAAGGACAGGCCTATTTTTGTATTGATTAAAATATAAAAAATATGTCAGTCCAAAGATTAAAAAGTGTTGCCGGAATTATAATTCCGGACAGTAAAATTGCTACAGAAGCCACTGAATTGCTGTTAGAGCATGGAACGGAATTTATTTATAACCACTCATTACGGGTTTTCCTTTTTTCTTCACTTAACGGAAAACGAAAAAATATGGAGTATGATGCAGAACTTTTGTATATAAGCTCAGTTTTTCATGATCTGGGTTTAGTGCCCCATTACAGCAGTCCCGATTTGAGATTTGAAGTAGACGGAGCTAATGCAGCAAGGGATTTTCTGAAAAGCCACGGTCTTCCGAAAGATCAATTGCAGCTGGTTTGGGATACGATAGCATTGCATACAACCATTGGGATTGCAGAACATAAAGAGAATGAAGTAGCTTTGATGTACTCCGGAGTAGGATTGGATGTAATGGGAGAAGGGTATGAGTATCTGAGTGATCCACACCGGAATGAGATTATAGATGCATTCCCCCGGAATGATTTTAAGAATAAAATTATTCCAACGTTTTTTGATGGTTTTAAACATAAAACCGAAACCACTTTCGGAAATATAAAAGCAGATGTCTGTGCATTTATGATTCCAAATTTTGAAAGGAAAAATTTCTGCAACTGTATTCTGCATTCTCCTTGGAGCGAATAATGTTTTATCCTAAATTTACGTATCTAAGAAAAAAATCAATAATAAGATATGGATTTGCAACAGGAAAAAAACAAAGAAATAGTAAAACGCTTTAATATAGAAGTTATTGAAAAGGGGAACGTTGAAACCTTTGAAGAACTCATGGATGAAAACTTCATCAACCACTCTGCCCCACAAGGTGCTGATAATGGAAAACAGGGAATGATCAATACTTTCAATGGAATATTAAGACCTGCCATGCCAGATATCCAGGTGACTATTCTTCAGCAGGTTGCGGAAGGAGATCTCGTTACGACCAGAAAAAATATATCCGGAACTCACACCGGAAATTTTATGGGAATTGCACCTTCAGGGAAAAGAATAAGTATTGATGTCATTGATATTGTCCGTCTTAAAAATGGGAAATATTTTGAGCATTGGGGAATTAACAATTTATCGGTAGTCCTGGCACAGCTTAAAAGCAATGAGTAACCCATCAAAATAATAAATTATAAAATCCCTGTCACTGATGGGGATTTTTTAATGAACAAAGATTATTTAATGTATTTTAAATTTTTCATTTTTACGTCAACAATAATGTAGAGTGTACTTTTATTGCTGAAAAAAATCTGCTATTTTGGTTAAAAATTTTTAAATGAGCGGAATTCAGCCATGTTCTTTGTTTTTTTCGGGCTCCTGGAAAGAAAAATATGAAGCCATTGTTTCGGAAGAACATCTTCGGACTATCGATCAAAACATTCAAAGATTTAAAGATGGAACTTTAGATTGGCATCTTCCTTATTTTAACGAAGAAATTCTGATTGACCGGAAGCAAAGTTTCGGGCACTTTATCCATATTCTGGAAACTAAGGATCAAAATGAAGAAAAAGCAAGACAATTGGAAGAGATCCCCTTTGAATACTGGCTTGATGTTCTGGGGCAGAGACTTACTTCAGCAAGCGTTCGTGATGAACAAGCCATTCCACCTCTAAAAGATGCTTTGATTGGTAGTTGTCAGGTCTATTTTAATAAAGAAATCACCATTGCACAGAGGGCATGGGAAAAACATGTGGGAAGAACGGACGACCAGTTCTGGGGTGAGGTAAAAGGCAGTAATTTTCAAAAACAGGAAAAGGTAATGGCTAAAATCTATTATATCATCGAGAATAAAACCTGGTGGAATGTATTCTTTCATTATAAGCATGGGGTTGTCTACGAAATAAGGGAAAAAGAAGGACACGGCATTCGTTGGGCAAGTGGAGGAACACAGCTTATTGGTTTTCTGGAAACTTTTATCAATGAATAATATATTGCGTAAAAAGATTACGTAGCAAATGCTTTATTTTGCCAAAAACTCATTTGAATGAAAAATATCTATAACAAAGGAGCTTTTCGGGCTTTTGAATATGGGAAAATAGGACCTTACCTGAAAAAGTATGGGAACAAAAAGTGGCGGAGAACTGAGCAATCCGATATAGATGACCAATTATCTGAATCCATACCATTCCGGAAAGTAAGAAGACAAAAACAAAAGCTTGTCTGGGTGAAAATAATCAAAGAAATTAATGGAACAAAATATTCCAGGTACAAGAAATTCCATAGTGAAAGATCTTTTAGAAGTGCCGTAACCAGTCCCCATATAATAAGATATTTTCATATCAATAACAAAACAAAAAAAGAAAAATGAATACCTACATTGATATTGGCATTAATCTGATCAATAAACAGTTCTATAATGAACAAGACGAAGTGATTAACCGTGCTCTGGACAATGGCGTAGACTATATGATCCTTACGGGGACAAGTGTGCGAGGAAGTAAAGAATCTGCAGATATAGCGCAGGATTATCCGGATATTTTATTTTCAACGGCGGGCATTCACCCTCATGATGCTAAATCATTTAATGATCAAAGTATCGGCGAACTCAGGAACCTTCTAAAACAGGACCATGTGGTTTCAGTGGGAGAGTGCGGATTGGATTTTGACCGTGATTTTTCACCAAGGCCTCTACAAGAGAAGTGTTATCGTGCACAACTTGAACTGGCAATTCAAATCAATAAACCTTTATTTCTTCATGAGAGATCTGCATTTAAAAGATTTACCGAAATTACAGAGGATTACCTTTCTCAACTTCCGGAATCAGTCGTTCATTGTTTCACCGGGACTTTAGAAGAAGCAAAAAGCTATTTGGATAAAGGGTTTTATTTAGGATTTACAGGAGCAATCAGTGATGAAAAAAGATTTAAACACCTTGAGGAAGTGATCAGGTATGTTCCATTAGAAAGAATGATGATTGAAACGGATGCTCCGTTTATGCTTCCGAAAAATATCTCAGCGCGAAGTCAGAACCGGAGAAATGAACCTGCCTTTCTACCTTATGTGGCGCAAACCATTGCTCAGATCAAGAAAATAAGTTTGACGGATGTAGCAGAAGAAACAACAGCGGTCGCCAGGAAATTTTTCAGGATATAAAAAAGAGCTCTACTGAATAAGTGAAGCTCTTTTTTTATGGTTGAAAAGCAAATTGCGAATCGCAATATTGCTTTCTATAATTAGGGTGATATAAGGTTTTAAATAACTTTCAATGCCGATTCCAAAGCCAGCTCAATCATCGGTTTCAAAGCTGTCTCTCTTTGGTCTGCTGAAATTTTTTCGTGCGTCGGAATGATATCCGTTACCGTAAGAATTGTGGCGGCATTTTTTCCTAAATGTTTAGCATTGGCGAATAATCCAAAGGCTTCCATTTCCACAGCCGGACAATTGTATCTTGTTGCAATCTCAGGAACGGTTAAATCCTTTCGATAGAAAATATCGCTGCTGTGAATAGTAACAGCCTTGGTTTTCAAAGAAGATTCTTCTGCCGTTGCATTGATCACATCAAAAATATTTCCCTGATGAGAAATAATATCTCCTTCTATTTCCCATGCATATTTTGCATAGGTACTTTCACTTGCCGCATGTTCAACATTTAGAATATCAAATACTTTCAGATCTGTGGTGTAAGCTCCACAGGTACCGATACGGATGATTGTATCTACATCATATTCGGTGTACAATTCATAGGAGTAAATACCGATGCTTGGAAAACCCATTCCACTTGCTCCTACGCTGATTTCTTTTCCTTTATAAAGTCCGGTATAATACAAAATACCTCTGGTTTTGCTTACCAGTTTTGCATTTTCTAAAAAGTTTTCGGCAATATATTGTGCACGAAGCGGATCCCCCGGCTGCAATATTACTTTTGCTATTTCTCCTTTTTTTGCACTAATGTGAATACTCATAATGTTATTTTGAATGACGGCAAAGATAGCAACTTTTACTTTTATTGCTTTTTAAGTTAATCGCAAAAACGCAAAGGTTATTTTATTATTTTATGTTTTCAGAGCACTGGAAAATCTAAGATTTTCAAATGTTTATGAACAAAAATACTTTATTATCAACTTCGTCGGTTTTAAAAATCTTTGTATCCTCTAAAAAAACTTGTTCTTAGGCCTTTGTATTCCCGTGGCTGACCGAAGACAGAGGCATTAATTAATTCTTAATCATAATGATATTAAAGTTTTATTCTCAAAAAAATAATTTTACTTTTGTTATATGACCGAAAATACATCTCCTTTCCTGGATACTTTATTTCTTCTCCGTAAAGAAGAATGTATCACCGTTTTTTCAAATATTCAAAAAATTTCAGAGAAAGAAGAACAGGATGCCGCGGATTATTTTGAATCAGAATTTGAAAAAGAAAGACTGGAGTTTTTGACGGATCATTTGGCGTATGATAAAGAGACTGCAGTCTGGGCTGCTAAGGTCCTTTATTATGCTGCTCAATTGTATTTAATAAGGGAAAACACGGCAAAAGACCTGGATCAGTTCATCCCTGAATTTAGAGGAATGAAAAATTCCGGAGCACTTTTATCAGCAGATCTTTCGCTGAGATTTTTACCACAGATAATTACAGTTCTTCAGAATTTGGACCCCGACGATCCTTTGATAAAAAAATTGGAAAGTATTTTGCTGCAATTCCATTACTCGGGTGTAGGGTATGATCTTGATCTCGAAAATATGAATTGGCAGGAAGAGTTGAAAGAGCCGACATACCGGAAGCTATATCTTGAAAGGATTGTTGAAAAAAGAGCTCAAAGGTTGGCTGAAATACCCTATATTAATAAGTTGTTGGTTGCTGAATTTGGCTTACATAAAGACGGGTTCTGGCGAGAATTAAAAATTATAAACGAAGAAGAAAATAAATGATTCCGAATATTTCAAAGCTTAATGCAGTACTCAATTACGTAAAAGACACTTTTGTAGGTAAAAACGATGTGGTCGATCTGCTGGGGATCTGCCTTCTGGCCAGAGAAAATGCATTTTTATATGGTCCGCCGGGAACTGCAAAATCAGCTATTGTAAGAACCTTGTCCCAAACGGTTAAAGATGGGAAGAATTTTGAGTATTTGCTGACCCGCTTCACGGAACCGAATGAAATTTTCGGTCCTTTTGATATCAGGAAATTAAAAGAAGGCGAACTTCTTACCAATACAGAAGGGATGATGCCCGAGGCTTCAATGGTTTTTCTGGATGAGATTTTTAATGCCAATTCAGCGATCCTCAATTCGCTTTTGATGGCTTTGAATGAAAAGATCTTTAAGAGGGGAAAGGAAACCAAGCATCTGCCTGCACTCATGTTTGTGGGAGCAAGCAATGTTTTACCTGAAGATGAAGCTTTAAATGCTTTATTCGACCGTTTTCTTATCAGGATCAATGTAGATTATGTGAATCCTGAGCTGCTTCAACAGGTTCTTTTAGCAGGCAGAAGATTAGAAAATGCAGAGGAAAGGGATATTCCTGAAATTAGGGCCGAGGAAATAAGAGAGCTTCAGAACCTTTGTAAAACAGTGGATCTGAAACCTATTTATGAAGTTTACCTTAATACCGTAATTAGTCTCCGGAATACCGGAATTGCAATTTCCGACCGTAGAGCGGTAAAGCTTCAGAACCTTATTGCTGCAAGTGCTTTGATTTGCGGGAGAAGTGAAGCAATACTTTCTGACCTTTGGGTATTGAAACATATCTGGGATACGGAAGAGCAGATTGAAATTCTGGAAGGGATCATTAACAGGACCATCGAAAAGGATGAAAACCCGCAAAGCCATCCTCAGGCATTGCACAATAAAATGCCGAATCCTGAAGAGGTAATGAAGGATGTGAAGATCTTACAGGAAAAATGGGATAGCGGATCTGCAACATTTGAAGAACAAAATGTGATTAAAGATAAACTGAGATATCTACAAACCCGCTGTGACTGGATTAAAAATCCTGAACAGAAACAATATATTCAACAGGAAATAGAAGGCTTATGGCAGAGGATCTTACAGAGCATGTAATTGATTTTTGGGCGGAATTGCCTCGTGCTGATGAAGATTTTTTAGGTTCGATCCGGAACTGGAAAAATCTTCAGATTGCTTTGGAGGATGAGACGATCTGGCTTAAAGGATTTACTGAAGAGCAGGCTGCTTCTCCGGAGGTACAACAATTGCCCAATTTCATTTTATATGAGCTCCGTAATGGTTTATTATTTAAAAAGAAAGCCTTAGTTCCTACCCGGAAAGTAAGAACTGCATTATTATGGTCTCCTATTGACCAGGCATTGCGTCTGGTTCTGCCGCCATCCAATCAGAATTTTTTTGGAATTAATGAAAAAATCAGGATAAGGCTAAAACCTGAAACTACAGAACAGCCTGCCATCGCTTTATTAAGTCCTATGTCGGAGATTGGAGCGGTTATTCCGACATTACCTACATTCAAACTTGAAAGAAACGAATGGATTATCATTGGAGACAGGGCGCTATTCCTGGGTACACCTTTACTGGGGCTACCGGGAAAAACCTATTGGGAGAAAGAAGGACATCTTTTACCCACCGGATTTGATTTTGAATTTAAGAATGTAAGTGCTTTACTTCAAAGAAAATATAATGAGAACATGAGCTATTGGCTTTTATGGAATGAAGACGGAAGTTATCTGTCCATTGCTAAGAAAGATCTGAAAAAGCTTTCCATAAGCTCATACCGGCTCACTCAAAAAGCGAAAGAATGGAGCTAAATGAATACTTCCAGTCCTACGAAGGATATTTTTGGGAATGGAATACAGATGAAGATGTGCGTGATGGGACAGGTTATCACGAAAATAACCTTGTATCCATTCCGAATGTGGGAGCCATTGCATACCGGCCTTACATAATTGAAGTCCTGAAAGAATTACATCTGCAGGGAATCCCTCCCTTTGGAGCTTTATTGTTAGTACTTTATGCAACCCAGGAAGGCTATCTTAATTTCAATGCCGTTTCGTATTATTTAAAAAAGCTTGAAAGGGAAGCCAAAGTAAATATTGATGTGGATTGCATTATCAATTTTCTGGGGAACCTGAATAAATTGGGTAAATCTTATAAAAAAGGGCAGAACAGAATTCTTTTGCTGCAAACATTATTTCACAATGCCCATAACAGGATCTCTGCACCATTGGGTTCATTGCTTCTGAAAAAGTTTGCAAAAAATCCTTATGCTCTGGCCAAAAGTGCTGAAAAAATACCCGTAACATCCTCATCTCTGGTAAAGGATACCAGAGTTCTTGTGTGGCTCAATGAAAAATTTCCTTCGGTAGAGTCAATTATTTATGCGATGAAAGGCTTTGGCACTGAGCCGGAGCTGGATGATGAGGTTGCAGAAGAGGAGATAACCGTAGAATCCAATAATGATTTTATCCAGGATTTAATAGAAGAGCCAAAAACATTTCAGGTAGGAAGCCTGATCAAAAGAATCTGGAGTGGCCTCAAAATTCCCATGCGTCATCTTTCTCCCGGTAAGCAGACGATAGGAGGAATTTCTGATATGACCAATAAGGGTGAGCTTCACAGAATGCTTTTGTCGGAATTCGCAAATGAAGATGAGGTTTTTATGAGCAGAATAGCCAACAGCGAAACCCTTTATATTCAAAGGGAGATACCTCCTGAAGAAAATGTTTTTGAAAGAATAATTTTAATAGATACCTCTCTGAAAAACTGGGGAACACCGAAAGTATTGGCCTATGCATCCGCAATTGCGGTCATTAAGCATCCGAAGGCTCATTCGGAATGTAAAGTTTTCGTTCTGGGGCAAACAAGTGTTCCTGTTTCTCTTGATAGCGTGGAAAATGTTGTGGATCATCTAAACCAGGTAAGCTCAGCTTTGGATGTTTCCCAGGCTCTGGCTAAGTTTTTCCAGGATGAGCACACGGAAAAAGATCTTGAAGTATTTTTTATCACCAACCAGGAAAATCTTATGAATGAAAGC
The sequence above is drawn from the Chryseobacterium daecheongense genome and encodes:
- a CDS encoding AraC family transcriptional regulator, with the translated sequence MNFFDIRTFGTIREAYNMYDEVLIFDKEIKDSFQVVKLDHSVLEKTDVVSVTYNRVLIVHEGNGSIIIDGKQFNIQGPEVFVISKGQIFSLSHPNQLSGYEISFGDCFWEKAPSSASNCKLLLFNDAALHQNFPLQEKDFTELIGVCEILFKEYESADYPNKLDAMAAYLKILMIKLANAMPSFQDGIDDFDNQIYRRFLELLSQQYNKMHDVLYYAEHLSVSPRKLSDISKKKSGKGAKEVIAVQVIAESKRLLQFSAKTIKEIAYHLAFSTPEQFSHFFKKHTDISPLEYRRMFVNIGR
- a CDS encoding HD domain-containing protein, yielding MSVQRLKSVAGIIIPDSKIATEATELLLEHGTEFIYNHSLRVFLFSSLNGKRKNMEYDAELLYISSVFHDLGLVPHYSSPDLRFEVDGANAARDFLKSHGLPKDQLQLVWDTIALHTTIGIAEHKENEVALMYSGVGLDVMGEGYEYLSDPHRNEIIDAFPRNDFKNKIIPTFFDGFKHKTETTFGNIKADVCAFMIPNFERKNFCNCILHSPWSE
- a CDS encoding ester cyclase → MDLQQEKNKEIVKRFNIEVIEKGNVETFEELMDENFINHSAPQGADNGKQGMINTFNGILRPAMPDIQVTILQQVAEGDLVTTRKNISGTHTGNFMGIAPSGKRISIDVIDIVRLKNGKYFEHWGINNLSVVLAQLKSNE
- a CDS encoding TatD family hydrolase codes for the protein MNTYIDIGINLINKQFYNEQDEVINRALDNGVDYMILTGTSVRGSKESADIAQDYPDILFSTAGIHPHDAKSFNDQSIGELRNLLKQDHVVSVGECGLDFDRDFSPRPLQEKCYRAQLELAIQINKPLFLHERSAFKRFTEITEDYLSQLPESVVHCFTGTLEEAKSYLDKGFYLGFTGAISDEKRFKHLEEVIRYVPLERMMIETDAPFMLPKNISARSQNRRNEPAFLPYVAQTIAQIKKISLTDVAEETTAVARKFFRI
- the deoD gene encoding purine-nucleoside phosphorylase, encoding MSIHISAKKGEIAKVILQPGDPLRAQYIAENFLENAKLVSKTRGILYYTGLYKGKEISVGASGMGFPSIGIYSYELYTEYDVDTIIRIGTCGAYTTDLKVFDILNVEHAASESTYAKYAWEIEGDIISHQGNIFDVINATAEESSLKTKAVTIHSSDIFYRKDLTVPEIATRYNCPAVEMEAFGLFANAKHLGKNAATILTVTDIIPTHEKISADQRETALKPMIELALESALKVI
- a CDS encoding AAA family ATPase, with the protein product MIPNISKLNAVLNYVKDTFVGKNDVVDLLGICLLARENAFLYGPPGTAKSAIVRTLSQTVKDGKNFEYLLTRFTEPNEIFGPFDIRKLKEGELLTNTEGMMPEASMVFLDEIFNANSAILNSLLMALNEKIFKRGKETKHLPALMFVGASNVLPEDEALNALFDRFLIRINVDYVNPELLQQVLLAGRRLENAEERDIPEIRAEEIRELQNLCKTVDLKPIYEVYLNTVISLRNTGIAISDRRAVKLQNLIAASALICGRSEAILSDLWVLKHIWDTEEQIEILEGIINRTIEKDENPQSHPQALHNKMPNPEEVMKDVKILQEKWDSGSATFEEQNVIKDKLRYLQTRCDWIKNPEQKQYIQQEIEGLWQRILQSM